A DNA window from Macadamia integrifolia cultivar HAES 741 chromosome 4, SCU_Mint_v3, whole genome shotgun sequence contains the following coding sequences:
- the LOC122075505 gene encoding uncharacterized protein LOC122075505, giving the protein MGSITRSGVVRKPNETMRLIIMTFIGVVFGFLIGVSFPTISLAKLSFPSSLFPSIDLTYIEDKNSGLSTQTFLHQAWSSVKDNGSSSTHGQNLNDTSKIWVPTNPRGAERLPPGIVAAESDFYPRRLWGKPSEDLTIKPKYLVTFTVGYDQKKNIDAAIKKFSENFTILLFHYDGRTSEWDEFEWSKRAIHVSVQRQTKWWYAKRFLHPDIVASYDYIFIWDEDLGVEHFDAEEYIKLVRKHGLEISQPGLEPNRGLTWQMTKRRGDHEVHKETEERPGWCTDPHVPPCAAFVEIMATVFSRDAWRCVWYMIQNDLVHGWGLDFALRKCVDPAHEKIGVVDAQWIVHQTVPTLGNQGQAQDGKAPWEGVRDRCRKEWTMFQARMTQAEKEYYRAMGIELPNTGR; this is encoded by the exons ATGGGATCCATCACGCGCAG TGGAGTTGTTAGAAAACCAAATGAGACGATGAGGCTAATCATTATGACTTTTATTGGAGTTGTGTTTGGATTCTTGATAGGAGTATCCTTTCCCACTATTTCATTAGCTAAG TTGAGCTTTCCATCCAGCCTTTTCCCGTCCATTGATCTAACTTACATTGAAGACAAGAATTCAGGGCTTTCAACCCAAACATTTTTGCACCAAGCCTGGTCTTCTGTAAAGGATAATGGAAGCAGCTCAACTCATGGTCAAAATCTGAATGACACTTCAAAG ATATGGGTTCCAACAAATCCTCGGGGTGCAGAAAGACTACCACCGGGCATTGTCGCAGCTGAGTCAGACTTCTACCCACGCAGATTGTGGGGTAAGCCTAGTGAG GACCTAACGATCAAGCCGAAGTATCTTGTAACCTTCACTGTTGGTTATGATCAGAAAAAGAATATCGATGCAGCCATTAAAAAG TTCTCAGAGAACTTTACCATTCTACTATTTCACTATGATGGTCGGACTAGTGAATGGGATGAGTTTGAGTGGTCAAAGCGTGCGATTCATGTTAGTGTTCAAAGACAAACTAAATG GTGGTACGCCAAACGCTTCTTGCATCCGGACATTGTAGCGTCATATGACTACATATTCATCTGGGATGAAGATCTAGGAGTTGAGCATTTTGATGCGGAAGA ATACATAAAATTGGTTAGGAAGCATGGTTTGGAGATTTCACAGCCTGGGTTAGAGCCAAATAGAGGGTTGACATGGCAGATGACAAAGAGAAGGGGTGACCATGAAGTTCACAA AGAAACAGAAGAGAGACCGGGTTGGTGCACAGACCCACATGTGCCGCCTTGTGCAGC ATTTGTTGAGATTATGGCAACTGTTTTCTCTCGAGATGCATGGCGCTGTGTGTGGTATATGATTCAG AATGACTTGGTTCATGGATGGGGCCTTGATTTTGCTCTTAGGAAATGCGTAGAT CCTGCACATGAGAAAATAGGAGTTGTAGATGCTCAGTGGATTGTTCATCAGACTGTTCCCACACTTGGTAACCAG GGGCAAGCGCAGGACGGGAAGGCACCATGGGAAGGG GTGAGGGACAGGTGTAGAAAAGAGTGGACAATGTTTCAAGCCCGAATGACACAAGCAGAGAAGGAATATTATAGGGCAATGGGAATTGAATTGCCCAATACAGGTCGTTAG